The genomic interval AGATAACGCCCTGGACGTGAAGGTGATCGACGCCGACGACCAGCAGTACAACTACAACGTCACCCGCTGCCGCTACGCGGAGATGTATCACGAAATGGGGCTGGGCGAGATTGGTCATCTGCTCTCCTGCGCGCGCGATGAAAAATTCATCGTTGGCTATGCGCCGGACGTGAAGCTGACCCGCACCACCACCATCATGCAGGGCGGTTCGTGCTGTGATTTCCGTTACCGCAGCAGTAAGGACAAGACATGATACGCATCAACGCCGAACGGCTGTGGTCAACGCTTGAGATAATGGCGCAGATCGGCGGCACGCCCGCCGGTGGCGTGACCCGCCTGGCACTGAGCGAGGAAGATCGTATCGCGCGTAACCTGCTGCGCGACTGGGCGCTGGACGCAGGTTTTACCTGCGACGTTGACAGCATGGGCAATATGTTTATCCGTCGCGCGGGGAAAAACCCGCAGCTTGCCCCGGTCATGACGGGTTCACATGTCGATACCCAGCCGCTGGGCGGTAACTACGACGGGGTTTACGGCGTGCTGGCCGGGCTGGAACTGCTGCGTACCCTCAATGACCATCACGTTGAGACGGAGCGTGACGTTGTGCTGGTTAACTGGACCAACGAAGAAGGCGCGCGCTTCGCGCCAGCCATGCTCTCTTCAGGGGTCTGGACTGGGCAGTTTAGCGAAGCCTACGCACTTGCCCGCGCGGATAACGATGGCATCACCGTGGGTGAAGCGCTGGATAATATCGGCTACCGGGGTGAAGCCCCTGCCCGCGCGTTTCCCGTTCACGCCTGCTACGAACTGCACATCGAACAGGGCCCGATCCTGGAGGATGAAGCCATCGACATCGGGTTAGTCCGCGCGGCAATGGGCCAGCGCTGGTTTACCCTGACGCTGGACGGATTCGCCGCCCACGCGGGCACGACGCCGATGCACAGCCGCCGCGACGCGCTGACCGCCTTTGCTGAGCTGGCGCTGAAGGTGGAAGAGATTGGCTATCGGCACGCGCCGGACGGACGCGCGACGATCGGTATGGCGAAGGTTACGCCAAACTCGCGCAACGTCGTGCCGTCTCGCGTGGAATGCAGCGTTGAGTTTCGCCATCCGGCGCAGCAGGCTCTGGAAACCATGGAAGCGGCGCTGCATAAGGTGGCTGAAAGCCTGACCCTGCGCGGCGTCACTGCTGCCGTTGAGCGCATTTTTGACTACGCGCCCATTGCGTTTAACGCCGAATGCCTGGCTCGTTCGGAGAAGGCCGTAGCGGAACTGGGCTATTCGTCGAAACCGATGGTCTCCGGTGCAGGACACGACGCCTGTTATGTCAGCAAAATTGCGCCCGCCAGCATGATCTTTATCCCCTGCGTGAAAGGTATCAGCCATAACGAAGCGGAAAGGATCCTGCCAGAGTGGTCGGAGAAAGGGGCGAATGTGTTATTGCATAGCGTCCTGTCTGCGGCCCTTGAGAGATAGAACGGTGCGAAAGCAGAGGAGATCTGCTTTCGCCAGCGTCTACACGGCAACGCGTCGGCTGATTTCAACCACCCGATCGCTGGGAAGGTGGTAGTGGTTGATGACGTGCGTGCAGTTGCGCTTCATGAAAGCAAAGATGTGCCGTTGCCAGGCCGCCATACCTGCCTCACCCTCGCCTGCCACAATGGTTTCATGCCCGACATACCAGGTGGCGTCATCCGTGGCAAAAATAGCGTTAATCTCGCTGACCCCCTGCAACAAACGCGGGATGTCAGGGTGTTCCATAAAGCCATACTGCGCCACGCCGTGCCAGTAGCCAGGCGCGCGCTGCTCTACCCTGATACGTTGTTCTTCCCCCACATAGGGCACATTCAGAATATCAATGGTCAGCGACAGCACATCCTGCTGTAGCGCCCGGTTTCGCGCGACGTGCCAGCGCATTACCGGTGGGATATTGTGCCGCGTGCGGGTCAAAAAGACGGCAGATCCCGCCACTCTGGGGACCGTCTTTTGCTGAAGCTGGGCAAAGAACGCATCCACGCTGACGCCCTTTTCGCCCACCGACGCGGATACCGCCTTAACCCCACGGTGCCAGATGAGCATCACCGTACAAATAGCTGCTGCCATAAGCAGCGGAATATAGCCCCCCTCCAGGACCTTAATCAGATTGGCAAACAAGAAGGTGGCATCAATCACCAGGAAACAGAGGGCAATCACCGCGCTGCTGGCCAGGCTCCAGCGCCACACTTCCCGCATGGCGACAAACAGAAGCCCCGTGGTCATCAGCATGGTTAACGACACGGCGATGCCGTACGCCGCCGCAAGCTTATCGGAGGATTTAAAGAACACCACCAGCCCGATGGTCACCCCCATCAGCAGCCAGTTTATGATCCCGATATAAATCTGACCGTAGCTTTCTGCCGCCGTCTGTTTGATGCGTAATCGGGGTAGCCAGCCAAGCTGAATGGCCTGGCGCGTCATGGAAAAAGCGCCGGTAATAATCGCCTGACTGGCGATGATCGTTGCCAGTGCGGCAAGAATGATGAGCGGAACCTGGAGCACAGGCGGACAGAGCGTGTAGAAAAGGTTTTGCTTGCTGTCGGCACCGGCCAGAATCAGCGCTGACTGGCCGGCATAGTTGAGCAGCAGCGAAGGAAAGACGATGCCGTACCAGGCAAGCCAGATCGGCTTTTTGCCAAAATGCCCCATGTCTGCATAAAGGGCCTCGGCACCCGTCACGCAGAGAAAAACGCCGCCCAGGACCAGGAAACTGGTGTACCCGTTCGAAAACAAAAACGCGATGCCGTACGCAGGGTTGAGGGCCAACAGTACCGAGGGGTGTTGGACTATCCCCCGCACGCCCAGGGCAGCAATCGCCAGAAACCACAGCGCCATAACCGGGCCAAATATTTTCCCTATGCGGGCGGTACCAAAAGGCTGGATCAGGAACAGCGCCAGCAGCACCGCAACCGTGAGAGGCAGGATGTACGGCTGGGATTCCGGAATGACCATCTCCAGCCCTTCCAGGGCGGAAAGCACGGAGATGGCCGGGGTTATCGCGCCGTCACCGTAAATTAAAGCGGCACCAGTCAGGGCGGAAAAAATGACCCAGCGCCCGCCTTTGCCTTTCTCTACCAGAAGCGACATTAACGCCATGATGCCCCCCTCGCCATGATTATCAATTCGCATGGCGAAGGCGGCATATTTTATGGACGTTACCAGGATGAGGGTCCAGGTAATCAGGGAGAGCAGGCCCAGGATGACGCCGGGCGTAGGGTCATGCTCAGAGAGCGACAGCACCGTGCGGAAGGTATAAAGCGGGCTGGTGCCGATATCACCAAAAACGACGCCCAGCGCGCCCCCTGCAAGCAGGGTTAACCGGGAGAGCGGCTGGGACGGTTCACTGCTGTGGCGAGGGCGCATATTTTCCAGCAAGAGTCAGATAATCCTTTAAAAAACATAGCCCATCTGCCCCGCCCGCGCCAACCGCGCCCCCTGTTTTACTGCGGCTTGACCTTCGCCAGGCTGAACCAGATCCCAACGGCCAGAAACAGCAGCATTCCGCCCGCGCTGCCCAGCGCCACGCTGTGCGAGGTGATAAACGCGCTTTTCGCCGCCTCAATCACCGGCTCCGCCAGGGACGGCGTCAGATCCTGCGCCACCTTCATCGCCTCACCAATGGATGACGAGGCTTTATCGGCGAGCGAGGCGTTCAGCCCCTGCGGCAGGTCAATCGACGCCGAGAAGCTGCGGGTCAACAGCAGACCAAAGATGGCGATCCCCAGCCCGGCGCCCAGTTCATAGGACATGGTTTCAATGGCCCCCGCAGCGGCGGCTTTCTCTTTCGGCGCAGCGGCCATAATCGCCGAGGTCGAGGCCAGCAGCGCGCTGGCGGCGCTGAAGCCGAGCAGAACCATCAGGGCAGAAGCCAGCAGTTGCTGCGTGCTGAAGTCGAGCATCGACAGGCCGATAAAGCTAACGGCGCTGAGCCCCATTCCTCCGGCCGCGACGATGCGTAGCCCTAATCGCCCTACCAGCACGCCCGCGATCGGCCCGCTAAACCCGCTTGCCACCATCAGCGGCAGCATGAACATTCCCGCTTCAAACGGCGTAAAGCCATGTACAAACTGCAGCTCCTGGGCCATCAGCAGCTCAAACCCGACAAGGGCAATCATGGCGGTCATCGCCATCACCACGCCGCTTAAAATGATGCGATGGCAGAACAGACGCATGTCGATCATCGGTACGCGGGCGCGGAGCTGAATACGCACGAAGATAAAGAGCAGCACCGCGCCGGTAACCAGCGCGGACGCGACCACCCACGGTGAAAGGACGCCTTTGAGGGCTGTTTTTGCGCTGTAGACCAGCAGCAAAATCGCCACAATCAGCATAATGGCATGGCTGATATTCAGCGGCTGCTCCGGGCGGCCCTGCTGAGGAGGCACAAAACGCGCGGCCAGCAAAACCACCACCAGCACGATCGGCACGTTGATTAAAAACACCGAGCCCCAGTAAAAATGCTCAAGCAGCATACCGCCAATCAGCGGGCCAAACGCCGCGCCACCGGAACCGACCGCCGCCCAGACGCCGAGCGCAATGTTACGATCCCGCACGTCGATAAATAGCGTGCGGATCCCAGCAAGCGTGGCTGGAATAATCATCGCCGCACCGATTGCCAGCGAGGCGCGCGCCGCAATCAGCCAGCTTGCTGAAGGAGCAAACGCTGCCGCCAGCGACGACAGGCCAAACAGCGTGCTGCCAATCATGAGCAGTCGTTTAAACCCAATGCGGTCACCCAGGGCGCCCATCGGCAGCACCATCCCCGCCATCACCAGCGAGTAGATATCGATGATCCACAATAATTCGTTACCGCTGGCACCCAGCGTCATGCTCAATGTTGGCGCAGCAACATGCAGCACCGTCGCGTCGATCGCGACCGGGATATACACCAGCACGATAATCACTAACGCTAACCATTGACGAAACATAAACTTCCTTTTCATTTTAAACCTGGACACATGTCCAGATTGCGATCCTACGTAAAGTTGAACGAGTGTCCAGCTTTTTGTTACACTCGTTTCATTCCCATTGAGAGTGAGTAAAGATGCGATATCTGAGCAAGGATGAACGGCGCGAAGCCATCTTACAGGCCGCCATGCGCGTGGCTCTGGCCGAAGGACTTGCGGCAATGACGGTACGCCGTATTGCCGCCGAGGCTGGCATCGCCACCGGCCAGGTGCATCATCACTTCACCTCTGGCGGGGAGCTAAAATCGCTGGCCTTCGTACGGTTAATTCGCGAGCTGTTAGATGCGGATGTCGCGGGTAAACGGGCCGGATGGCGAGAGCAGCTTCATGCCATGCTCGGCAGCGATGACGGCAGGTTTGAGCCCTATATTCGCCTGTGGCGTGAAGCACAGATCCTGGCCAGCCGTGATGACGACATCAAGGGCGCCTATGTGATGACCATGGAGATGTGGCATCAGGAAACGGTGGCGCTAATCAAGGCGGGAACGGAGGCCGGAGAATTGAATCCGGGCGATCGGGCGGAAAATATCGCCTGGCGCTTGATTGGTCTGGTGTGCGGTCTTGACGGAATGTATATCTTAAACATGCCCGAAATGGATGAGGTCGCGTTTAACAATCATCTGGATAAGTTAATCACGCTCGAGTTGTTTACTACCCCGTCTCAGCAGTGATGGTGCCGGGTGGCGGCTTCGCCTTACCCGGCCTACAGCCCACCTCTTTGCGCATTATTTCCCGGCCTGAGGGTGCGTATCAAAGCCCGCCATTACCGCCGTCAGCTCCGCGAGTGAAAAACCGTGTTTCGCATCGTCAACGCCCAGCCCAAAACGTTCCTGCATCAGCTGGTAAAGCGCTTCAGCATCCGGCAAGTGGATCTGCTCCTCCACGTGACCGTTCTGCCAGTGGGTAAAGTTGAAGTTGGTTAGCGTCAGCTTGCCGCCGTCCGGCAGATGGCGACACATCAACAGATGATGGCGGAAATGCGACTGCGGCCAGTGCGCCGACCAGAAATTCCCCATCACGTAATCGCTGAAATACTGCGTCGTCAGGTCAAACTGGTACATTGACTGCCAGTGCTCGTGGTGACGGAACTGCAGCACCCAGTCGTTCCCCTCGCTCAGCAGACGATACAGCCCGTGAGGCGTCTCCTGTTCTTCATTAGCCAGCAGTCGAATCGGCGCCGTCAGCGTCTGGCCGCCAAACCCCACATCCGCGATCCAGCGCTCACCGTGAAGCTCAACCAGCAGCAGGCGATGCGTGCGCGGCGGCATTTGCGGCGGATTCGCCAATACCACGCGTCCCAGCACGCTACGCGCCGTAAACCCGACTTCACGCAGGACGCGTTCGAACAGGCCATTTTGCTCGAAGCAATATCCCCCGCGGCGAGCGGTGACCAGCTTGTCGACCAGGCACCGATCGTCAAGCTGGATTTCGCGCGGCAGAACGACATCAATATTCTCAAAAGGGATCGCGCAGTTGTGATGTAAATGCAGCGCGCGCAGGGTGTCAATATCCACCCGCGTCGGTTGCGCCCAGCCGGTGCGTGCGAAATAGGTGGTCAGAAATGGGGACATTCATCAGTTTCCTTTGATTGAGATGTTCTGTTTATAAACTAATTTTATGCACCCACTTTGATTTACGTGCTTTTTCGTCATACTCATCGGTGTAGATGAGGAGATCCTATGAGCCACTTTCGCCCTGTTGAACTACGTCATGCCAGCCGTCTGCTGAACCACGGCCCTACTGTGCTTATCACCAGTCGGGATGAAAACCTCGACAGACGCAACGTGATGGCAGCCGCATGGTCAATGCCCGTTGAGTTTGAACCGCCGCGCATCGCAATAGTCGTGGATAAAAGCACCTGGTCGCGCGAGCTGATTGAACGCAGCGGGAAGTTTGGCATCGTCATCCCCAGCGTGGCGGCGGCCAACTGGACATACGCGGTCGGTAGCGTCAGCGGGCGCGATGAGGACAAATTCAACTGCTACGGGATCCCGGTCGTGAACGGTCCCGAACTTGGCCTGCCGGTGATAGAAGAAAAATGCCTGGCGTGGATGGAGTGTCGGTTATTACCCGTCACCTCCGCGGCTGAAAAATACGATACGCTGTTTGGTGAAGTGGTTTCAGCGGCAGCCGATGAACGCGCGTTTATCGCCGGGCGCTGGCAGTTTGACGGGGATAAGCTGAATACCCTGCATCATCTTGGGGCCGGAACGTTTGTCGCGAGCGGGAAGATGGTGAAGGCGCCGGATTGATTTACTTAATCATATCCTACTGAATTATAGTAAATTTATATGGAATTTTATGTTTACCATTGCGTTTTAAAACGGAGGATATTTCCGGAGTTGCTGCATTAGCACTCTCGCGTTAAGGAAATATAAATGACATGGGGCGGACATTGGTCAATGCTGG from Enterobacter sp. JBIWA008 carries:
- a CDS encoding L-2-amino-thiazoline-4-carboxylic acid hydrolase, giving the protein MSDNNELGILARRKIEAEIIKPIYEILVREIGKTRAQAVIGEAIEQAAIDAGKAFASKEPDGADVKSFIALQYLWEKDNALDVKVIDADDQQYNYNVTRCRYAEMYHEMGLGEIGHLLSCARDEKFIVGYAPDVKLTRTTTIMQGGSCCDFRYRSSKDKT
- a CDS encoding TetR family transcriptional regulator encodes the protein MRYLSKDERREAILQAAMRVALAEGLAAMTVRRIAAEAGIATGQVHHHFTSGGELKSLAFVRLIRELLDADVAGKRAGWREQLHAMLGSDDGRFEPYIRLWREAQILASRDDDIKGAYVMTMEMWHQETVALIKAGTEAGELNPGDRAENIAWRLIGLVCGLDGMYILNMPEMDEVAFNNHLDKLITLELFTTPSQQ
- the nhoA gene encoding N-hydroxyarylamine O-acetyltransferase, producing the protein MSPFLTTYFARTGWAQPTRVDIDTLRALHLHHNCAIPFENIDVVLPREIQLDDRCLVDKLVTARRGGYCFEQNGLFERVLREVGFTARSVLGRVVLANPPQMPPRTHRLLLVELHGERWIADVGFGGQTLTAPIRLLANEEQETPHGLYRLLSEGNDWVLQFRHHEHWQSMYQFDLTTQYFSDYVMGNFWSAHWPQSHFRHHLLMCRHLPDGGKLTLTNFNFTHWQNGHVEEQIHLPDAEALYQLMQERFGLGVDDAKHGFSLAELTAVMAGFDTHPQAGK
- a CDS encoding Zn-dependent hydrolase, yielding MIRINAERLWSTLEIMAQIGGTPAGGVTRLALSEEDRIARNLLRDWALDAGFTCDVDSMGNMFIRRAGKNPQLAPVMTGSHVDTQPLGGNYDGVYGVLAGLELLRTLNDHHVETERDVVLVNWTNEEGARFAPAMLSSGVWTGQFSEAYALARADNDGITVGEALDNIGYRGEAPARAFPVHACYELHIEQGPILEDEAIDIGLVRAAMGQRWFTLTLDGFAAHAGTTPMHSRRDALTAFAELALKVEEIGYRHAPDGRATIGMAKVTPNSRNVVPSRVECSVEFRHPAQQALETMEAALHKVAESLTLRGVTAAVERIFDYAPIAFNAECLARSEKAVAELGYSSKPMVSGAGHDACYVSKIAPASMIFIPCVKGISHNEAERILPEWSEKGANVLLHSVLSAALER
- a CDS encoding KUP/HAK/KT family potassium transporter, which encodes MRPRHSSEPSQPLSRLTLLAGGALGVVFGDIGTSPLYTFRTVLSLSEHDPTPGVILGLLSLITWTLILVTSIKYAAFAMRIDNHGEGGIMALMSLLVEKGKGGRWVIFSALTGAALIYGDGAITPAISVLSALEGLEMVIPESQPYILPLTVAVLLALFLIQPFGTARIGKIFGPVMALWFLAIAALGVRGIVQHPSVLLALNPAYGIAFLFSNGYTSFLVLGGVFLCVTGAEALYADMGHFGKKPIWLAWYGIVFPSLLLNYAGQSALILAGADSKQNLFYTLCPPVLQVPLIILAALATIIASQAIITGAFSMTRQAIQLGWLPRLRIKQTAAESYGQIYIGIINWLLMGVTIGLVVFFKSSDKLAAAYGIAVSLTMLMTTGLLFVAMREVWRWSLASSAVIALCFLVIDATFLFANLIKVLEGGYIPLLMAAAICTVMLIWHRGVKAVSASVGEKGVSVDAFFAQLQQKTVPRVAGSAVFLTRTRHNIPPVMRWHVARNRALQQDVLSLTIDILNVPYVGEEQRIRVEQRAPGYWHGVAQYGFMEHPDIPRLLQGVSEINAIFATDDATWYVGHETIVAGEGEAGMAAWQRHIFAFMKRNCTHVINHYHLPSDRVVEISRRVAV
- a CDS encoding MFS transporter; translated protein: MFRQWLALVIIVLVYIPVAIDATVLHVAAPTLSMTLGASGNELLWIIDIYSLVMAGMVLPMGALGDRIGFKRLLMIGSTLFGLSSLAAAFAPSASWLIAARASLAIGAAMIIPATLAGIRTLFIDVRDRNIALGVWAAVGSGGAAFGPLIGGMLLEHFYWGSVFLINVPIVLVVVLLAARFVPPQQGRPEQPLNISHAIMLIVAILLLVYSAKTALKGVLSPWVVASALVTGAVLLFIFVRIQLRARVPMIDMRLFCHRIILSGVVMAMTAMIALVGFELLMAQELQFVHGFTPFEAGMFMLPLMVASGFSGPIAGVLVGRLGLRIVAAGGMGLSAVSFIGLSMLDFSTQQLLASALMVLLGFSAASALLASTSAIMAAAPKEKAAAAGAIETMSYELGAGLGIAIFGLLLTRSFSASIDLPQGLNASLADKASSSIGEAMKVAQDLTPSLAEPVIEAAKSAFITSHSVALGSAGGMLLFLAVGIWFSLAKVKPQ
- a CDS encoding flavin reductase family protein; amino-acid sequence: MSHFRPVELRHASRLLNHGPTVLITSRDENLDRRNVMAAAWSMPVEFEPPRIAIVVDKSTWSRELIERSGKFGIVIPSVAAANWTYAVGSVSGRDEDKFNCYGIPVVNGPELGLPVIEEKCLAWMECRLLPVTSAAEKYDTLFGEVVSAAADERAFIAGRWQFDGDKLNTLHHLGAGTFVASGKMVKAPD